The proteins below are encoded in one region of Coturnix japonica isolate 7356 chromosome 10, Coturnix japonica 2.1, whole genome shotgun sequence:
- the ANXA2 gene encoding annexin A2: MSTVHEILSKLSLEGDHSLPPSAYATVKAYSNFDADRDAAALETAIKTKGVDEVTIINILTNRSNEQRQDIAFAYQRRTKKELSAALKSALSGHLEAVILGLLKTPSQYDASELKAAMKGLGTDEDTLIEIICSRTNQELYEINRVYREMYKTELEKDIISDTSGDFRKLMVALAKGKRCEDTSVIDYELIDQDARELYDAGVKRKGTDVPKWINIMTERSVPHLQKVFERYKSYSPYDMLESIKKEVKGDLENAFVNLVQCIQNKQLYFADRLYDSMKGKGTRDKVLIRIMVSRCEVDMLKIKSEFKRKYGKSLYYFIQQDTKGDYQRALLNLCGGED, translated from the exons ATGTCTACTGTCCATGAAATTTTAAGCAAGCTCAGCCTGGAAGGAGAT CATTCTCTCCCTCCAAGTGCATATGCTACAGTTAAGGCTTACTCAAACTTTGATGCTGACCgggatgctgcagccctggaAACAGCCATCAAGACCAAAG GTGTGGATGAAGTTACCATCATCAACATCCTGACGAACCGCAGCAATGAACAGAGGCAGGATATTGCCTTTGCCTATCAGAGGAGAACCAAAAAG GAACTTTCTGCAGCACTTAAGTCTGCTCTGTCAGGTCATTTAGAGGCAGTGATCTTGGGCTTGCTGAAGACACCATCACAGTATGATGCCTCTGAACTGAAAGCTGCCATGAAG GGCCTGGGAACTGACGAAGACACACTTATCGAAATCATTTGCTCACGGACAAATCAGGAACTTTATGAAATTAATAGAGTCTATAGGGAAA tgtacaaaacagaactggaaaaggaCATTATATCAGACACATCTGGTGACTTCCGCAAGCTAATGGTTGCCCTGGCCAAG GGCAAAAGATGTGAAGATACCTCTGTGATTGATTATGAACTGATTGACCAAGATGCTAGG GAGCTCTATGATGCTGGTGTCAAGAGAAAGGGAACTGATGTTCCCAAGTGGATCAACATTATGACTGAAAGAAGTGTGCCACATCTGCAGAAAG TGTTTGAAAGGTACAAGAGCTACAGCCCATATGATATGTTGGAGAGCATCAAGAAGGAAGTTAAGGGAGATCTGGAGAATGCCTTCGTTAACCTTG tTCAGTGCATTCAGAACAAGCAGCTGTACTTTGCAGACAgactctatgattccatgaag GGCAAGGGAACCCGTGACAAGGTCCTGATCAGGATTATGGTCTCCCGCTGTGAGGTTGACATGCTGAAAATTAAGAGTGAATTCAAGAGGAAATATGGAAAATCCCTCTATTATTTCATCCAG CAAGACACAAAAGGTGATTACCAGAGGGCGCTGCTGAACCTGTGTGGTGGAGAGGACTGA